A portion of the Tautonia marina genome contains these proteins:
- a CDS encoding acylphosphatase: protein MIRRRVFYEGRVQGVGFRATTCRIAANHAVGGTVRNLDDGRVELVVEGPEPEVEALLTAIRSAMGRFLRDERIEILPPGEPFPDFRVAY from the coding sequence ATGATCCGTCGTCGCGTCTTCTACGAGGGCCGCGTGCAAGGGGTCGGCTTCCGGGCCACCACCTGCCGGATTGCGGCCAACCATGCTGTCGGCGGCACGGTTCGGAACCTCGATGACGGGCGCGTTGAGCTGGTGGTCGAGGGGCCGGAACCCGAGGTCGAGGCGCTGCTTACGGCGATTCGATCCGCAATGGGCCGCTTTCTCCGAGACGAGCGGATCGAAATCCTTCCTCCCGGCGAACCTTTCCCTGACTTTCGCGTAGCATACTGA
- a CDS encoding ABC transporter permease subunit, with translation MKTLTIARATATQAIRQPAFIVLLAFASMILVTSVFLPYFTFGEDIKMYKDTGLTAITFFALLLALLTSSSAVAEEIEGKTAVTLLSKPVNRRQFILGKYLGIQLAVLALFLILGALFAGGVWYKYVYDLREGAGGTVDSAVRAKQVLQVLPGLVLGFFEVTIITAISVAISTRLPMLVNLVVCISIFFLGRMTEVLVRQADAIQANELVKFMAQLFQWALPFLEFFNAGPAISTGVIIPWVGYVLPALIYCVLYSGAALLFAFLLFETRDVA, from the coding sequence ATGAAGACGTTGACCATCGCGCGGGCGACCGCCACCCAGGCGATCCGCCAGCCGGCCTTCATCGTGTTGCTGGCCTTCGCCTCGATGATCCTCGTCACCTCGGTGTTCCTGCCGTACTTCACGTTCGGCGAGGACATCAAGATGTACAAGGACACCGGCCTGACCGCGATCACCTTCTTCGCCCTGCTGCTGGCCCTGCTCACCTCCAGCTCGGCCGTGGCCGAGGAGATCGAGGGCAAGACGGCCGTCACCCTGCTCTCGAAGCCGGTCAACCGCCGGCAGTTCATCCTCGGGAAGTACCTGGGGATTCAGCTTGCCGTACTGGCCCTGTTCCTGATCCTGGGCGCTTTGTTCGCCGGAGGGGTCTGGTACAAGTACGTCTACGACCTCCGCGAAGGGGCCGGCGGCACGGTCGATTCGGCCGTCCGGGCCAAGCAGGTCTTGCAGGTCTTGCCCGGCCTGGTGCTCGGGTTCTTTGAGGTGACGATCATCACCGCCATCAGCGTGGCCATCTCGACCCGCTTGCCGATGCTCGTCAATCTGGTCGTCTGCATCTCGATCTTCTTCCTCGGCCGCATGACCGAGGTCCTGGTTCGCCAGGCCGACGCCATCCAGGCCAACGAGCTGGTCAAGTTCATGGCGCAACTGTTCCAGTGGGCCTTGCCCTTCCTGGAATTCTTCAATGCCGGTCCGGCCATTTCGACCGGTGTGATCATTCCCTGGGTTGGCTATGTCCTTCCCGCCTTGATCTACTGCGTGTTGTATAGTGGAGCGGCGCTGCTGTTCGCGTTCCTGCTGTTTGAGACCCGCGACGTGGCGTGA
- a CDS encoding ABC transporter ATP-binding protein, which produces MNWGDYHRLREVARIEGSRRGIIHAAGIVQAFLLLALLFLLGMALTVIVVDPSKSVATFRGAEGITLARIPLTPPTEAIDPSSELAPSVLQARKIAAQAMLSLILAAGLVVLVLMTLLDAIRRWALSRLSARFAAGLRRQIHRQMYRFGQSSLPTEGMGPTIELFSQQVDDLRDGFRVGLDQRWRLPVTLAGLTLLGLAVGGWLTLFLIILVTLLAFLVSSMIRRNAEVAETAERNASMKMSLLQEDLGQIRTVRVFSIESVDNRRFDAHLEDLREADATRLRFDREFGPGMTVLLGISGTLALGMIGFLVIAGRLEIPAAILLLVIFALMVRCFTSINRMNQDRRRAARAATSVVSFLDRRPEILQIPNAKFLSPVRERIVLENVTVEGPTGRRLLEGVSLELPAGSKTAIMGRDEDSKQALVCLLPRLLDPRTGRVRMDGIDLREVTLESLRAQVATVFQSDLIFSDTIAFNIGLGDPSYDLPRLIEAAKQSHAHHIIQDLPEGYDTFVGPMGHYLRIDEQYRIALARAWLFDPSILIIEEPTFPIEDSIKPLIDDAIARLCRGRTVVFLAHRLSTLRACDRVVVLHNGRIEALGTAKELQATSKLYRHLQYVEFNQFAAGGIEAGQMQG; this is translated from the coding sequence ATGAACTGGGGTGATTATCACCGCCTTCGAGAAGTCGCTAGGATCGAGGGCTCCCGTCGCGGAATCATTCACGCGGCCGGTATTGTCCAGGCGTTCCTGCTCCTGGCCTTGCTGTTCCTGCTGGGAATGGCCCTGACGGTCATTGTCGTCGATCCCTCGAAGTCGGTCGCGACGTTCCGGGGAGCCGAGGGAATCACCCTCGCCCGCATTCCCCTGACCCCCCCCACCGAGGCGATTGATCCCTCCTCCGAGCTGGCTCCTTCGGTCCTGCAAGCTCGGAAAATCGCCGCCCAGGCCATGCTCTCGCTCATCCTCGCGGCCGGCCTGGTCGTGCTCGTCCTCATGACGTTGCTCGATGCGATCCGGCGATGGGCGCTCTCTCGCCTTTCGGCACGCTTCGCCGCCGGGCTTCGCCGCCAAATTCACCGGCAAATGTACCGCTTCGGCCAGTCCTCCCTGCCGACCGAGGGCATGGGCCCGACCATCGAACTGTTCTCGCAACAGGTCGATGACCTCCGCGACGGCTTCCGCGTCGGGCTCGATCAGCGTTGGCGACTGCCCGTCACCCTCGCCGGCCTGACCCTGCTCGGCCTGGCGGTCGGGGGCTGGCTGACCTTGTTCCTCATCATCCTCGTGACCCTGCTGGCGTTCCTCGTTTCGTCGATGATCCGGCGCAACGCCGAGGTGGCGGAAACCGCCGAACGCAACGCCTCGATGAAGATGTCGCTGCTCCAGGAAGACCTCGGCCAGATCCGAACGGTCCGGGTCTTCAGCATCGAATCGGTCGATAATCGTCGCTTCGACGCGCACCTGGAAGACCTCCGCGAGGCCGATGCCACCCGCCTCCGATTCGATCGCGAATTCGGGCCCGGAATGACCGTCTTGCTGGGCATTTCCGGCACCCTCGCCCTGGGCATGATCGGCTTCCTGGTGATCGCCGGCCGCCTGGAAATTCCCGCGGCAATTCTGCTTCTGGTGATCTTTGCCCTGATGGTCCGGTGCTTCACCAGCATCAACCGCATGAACCAGGATCGTCGTCGAGCGGCCCGAGCGGCCACCTCGGTCGTCTCGTTCCTCGATCGCCGTCCTGAGATTCTCCAGATTCCCAACGCGAAGTTCCTCTCGCCGGTGCGAGAACGAATCGTCCTGGAGAATGTCACCGTCGAAGGCCCGACCGGCCGGCGCCTGCTCGAAGGCGTCTCGCTCGAACTGCCCGCCGGTTCCAAGACCGCCATCATGGGACGTGACGAGGACAGCAAGCAGGCCCTCGTTTGCCTGCTCCCTCGTCTGCTCGACCCCCGCACGGGCCGGGTCCGAATGGATGGGATCGACCTCCGCGAGGTCACGCTCGAATCCCTCCGGGCTCAGGTCGCCACCGTCTTCCAGTCCGACCTGATCTTCAGCGATACGATTGCCTTCAACATTGGCCTGGGAGACCCCAGCTACGACCTCCCTCGCCTGATCGAGGCCGCCAAGCAGAGCCACGCCCACCACATCATCCAGGACCTTCCCGAAGGCTACGACACCTTCGTCGGCCCGATGGGCCACTACCTCCGGATCGACGAGCAATACCGGATCGCCCTGGCCCGCGCCTGGCTGTTCGACCCCTCGATCCTCATCATCGAGGAACCCACTTTCCCGATCGAAGACTCGATCAAACCTCTCATCGACGACGCGATCGCCCGCCTCTGCCGCGGCCGTACCGTCGTCTTCCTCGCCCATCGCCTCTCGACCCTCCGGGCCTGCGATCGCGTGGTCGTCCTTCACAACGGCCGGATCGAAGCCCTTGGCACTGCCAAGGAACTCCAGGCGACCAGCAAGCTCTACCGCCACCTCCAGTACGTCGAGTTCAATCAGTTCGCCGCCGGCGGTATCGAAGCCGGGCAGATGCAGGGCTGA
- a CDS encoding SDR family oxidoreductase, whose product MEHRTALITGAGSGMGQAIAEDLARAGLRVALVGRDRAKLEAVQKGLGEAGSACRIEPCDVADRSSVAGMVERVLDDFGGIDILVCNAGINIPNRSLEVLDPEDWDRLIATNLTGAYNLVHFVLPSMRRHRRGLIIQICSISGIRASVLGGTAYSASKFGQNALAWCIAQEEGKHGIRSTAIHPGEVETPILDRRPVPVGAERRAQILQPDDVARAVRFLAELHPRAHVPELIIKPTVDQFA is encoded by the coding sequence GTGGAACATCGCACCGCATTGATTACCGGAGCCGGGAGCGGCATGGGGCAGGCGATTGCCGAGGACCTGGCGCGGGCCGGGCTTCGGGTCGCGCTCGTCGGCCGAGACCGAGCCAAGCTGGAGGCCGTGCAGAAAGGACTCGGCGAGGCGGGCTCGGCCTGCCGGATCGAACCGTGCGACGTGGCCGATCGGTCGTCGGTGGCCGGAATGGTTGAGCGGGTGCTCGACGACTTCGGCGGCATCGACATCCTGGTCTGCAATGCCGGGATCAACATTCCGAACCGATCACTCGAAGTGCTCGACCCGGAAGACTGGGATCGCCTGATCGCCACGAATCTGACCGGGGCCTACAACCTGGTTCACTTCGTGTTACCGTCGATGCGACGTCATCGACGCGGATTGATTATTCAGATCTGTTCGATCTCCGGAATTCGCGCGAGTGTGCTGGGCGGCACGGCGTACTCGGCCTCGAAGTTCGGGCAGAACGCGCTGGCCTGGTGCATCGCTCAGGAGGAGGGGAAGCACGGTATCCGATCGACGGCGATCCACCCCGGAGAGGTCGAGACGCCGATTCTCGATCGCCGGCCGGTGCCGGTGGGGGCGGAGCGTCGGGCCCAGATCCTTCAGCCGGATGACGTGGCCCGCGCGGTCCGATTCCTGGCGGAGCTGCATCCGAGAGCGCATGTGCCGGAGCTGATCATCAAGCCGACGGTGGATCAGTTCGCCTGA
- a CDS encoding S8 family peptidase, producing the protein MTGNRSRRNLRPGVEAVEARCLLSVANPINGLEPIPAKTNAAPDTSSAKLTSNDVLIGASATRALYGVTGAGLTAAVIDTGVNYDHSAFGGGFGSGKVVVAGHDFGAGDTDPRETNGSHGTAVAGIIASRDPSAPGVAPEADIAALRVFGDDGRGSFDGIADSLQWVIDHHKEHNITVVNLSISDGKNYLSAPTLFASPVVRRIMNLIDQLEELRIPVVTAAGNSFSGQQGMGFTAIVENTISVTGSDGANGLASDAQRLGREAGGKFATDLAAPGRDVMGPWNSGFAPLDGTSFAAPLVTGSVLLLQELHLKRFGTLPTVDQIEGWLRDSAKTMRDPATGFTIGRLDITAAAAMVPSPNVSKPGQGGTARPPVQNDPPPAPKPATPGGSTNRPSTPVAEPPAQSGGSDTPSNEAPSAKPPTQSPSNNGSPSNGSESPSGNEGSPKPRPVTPVPPSQVPVDSTPAPAPTPTPAPLTPPPSSPVTPPASSPSLPVAPNAPADRPETPTPAPAVPSVVTDEAIEDLLGSGSDADDDNPFSGGIEPNRPVVDRGVTSEAAQRFAALFASGSATLGVRAWNVTRPEVPPVWSRAQILRSQRASTRASVRANRMEALRPVTLPEARSRPLTIRSASV; encoded by the coding sequence ATGACTGGCAACCGCTCCCGCCGGAACCTTCGCCCTGGTGTCGAGGCCGTTGAGGCTCGATGCCTGCTCAGCGTGGCGAACCCGATCAACGGCCTCGAACCGATTCCCGCGAAAACCAACGCGGCACCGGACACCTCTTCGGCCAAACTGACCTCGAACGATGTGCTGATCGGGGCCTCGGCCACCCGAGCCCTGTACGGAGTGACCGGCGCGGGGTTGACCGCGGCCGTCATTGATACGGGGGTCAACTACGACCACTCGGCCTTCGGTGGCGGGTTTGGGTCGGGCAAGGTGGTGGTGGCGGGACATGATTTCGGGGCCGGCGATACCGACCCGAGAGAAACCAACGGCTCGCACGGGACGGCTGTGGCCGGGATCATCGCGTCGCGCGATCCGTCGGCCCCCGGTGTGGCTCCTGAAGCGGACATCGCCGCCCTTCGCGTCTTCGGCGACGACGGACGGGGGAGCTTCGACGGCATCGCCGATTCGCTTCAATGGGTGATCGATCATCACAAGGAACACAACATCACGGTTGTGAACCTGTCGATCTCCGACGGAAAAAATTACCTGTCGGCGCCGACCCTGTTTGCCAGCCCGGTTGTTCGGCGGATCATGAATCTGATCGACCAGCTTGAGGAGCTGCGGATTCCGGTCGTCACGGCGGCGGGGAACAGCTTCTCGGGGCAGCAAGGGATGGGGTTCACGGCGATCGTTGAGAATACGATCAGCGTGACCGGCAGCGACGGAGCCAACGGCCTCGCGTCCGACGCCCAGCGGCTCGGCCGAGAGGCGGGCGGGAAATTTGCCACCGACCTGGCCGCGCCGGGACGGGATGTGATGGGTCCGTGGAACAGCGGCTTCGCCCCGCTGGATGGAACGAGCTTCGCGGCCCCGCTGGTCACCGGTTCGGTTCTCCTGTTGCAGGAGCTGCACCTGAAGCGGTTCGGCACCTTGCCGACCGTTGATCAAATCGAAGGATGGCTCCGAGACTCGGCCAAGACGATGCGAGACCCGGCCACCGGGTTCACGATCGGCCGGCTCGACATCACCGCCGCCGCCGCGATGGTTCCCTCGCCGAACGTTTCGAAACCAGGGCAGGGGGGAACCGCACGGCCGCCAGTTCAGAACGACCCGCCACCGGCACCGAAGCCCGCGACCCCGGGGGGATCGACCAACCGCCCTTCCACGCCGGTGGCGGAGCCGCCGGCCCAGTCAGGAGGTTCCGACACCCCGAGCAACGAGGCTCCGTCGGCCAAGCCGCCGACGCAATCGCCCAGCAACAACGGATCGCCCAGCAACGGCTCAGAATCGCCCTCGGGCAACGAGGGATCGCCCAAGCCCAGGCCGGTGACGCCCGTTCCTCCTTCCCAGGTGCCGGTCGATTCAACACCGGCTCCGGCCCCGACTCCGACCCCGGCGCCGCTGACGCCGCCACCGTCGTCGCCCGTCACCCCACCGGCCTCCTCGCCCTCCTTGCCCGTCGCTCCCAACGCGCCGGCTGATCGTCCCGAGACTCCGACTCCGGCTCCGGCCGTGCCCTCGGTGGTGACGGATGAGGCGATCGAGGACCTGCTGGGATCGGGTTCGGACGCCGACGACGACAATCCGTTCTCGGGGGGGATCGAGCCGAATCGACCGGTCGTGGATCGAGGGGTGACAAGCGAGGCCGCACAGCGGTTTGCGGCGCTGTTCGCCTCGGGCTCGGCCACGCTGGGCGTGCGGGCCTGGAACGTAACGCGACCGGAGGTGCCCCCGGTGTGGAGCCGGGCCCAGATCCTGCGATCGCAACGGGCCTCGACCCGGGCCAGCGTTCGAGCGAATCGGATGGAAGCCCTCCGACCGGTTACCCTTCCCGAGGCTCGGAGCCGTCCGCTGACGATTCGATCGGCGTCGGTTTGA
- the kdsB gene encoding 3-deoxy-manno-octulosonate cytidylyltransferase, translated as MARDGSRPDRVTTISGSGSGSVVAIVPARFASSRLPGKPLLAETGRPLIQHVVEAASRARRIDRVIVATDDVRILDTVQRFGGEAVLTRDDHPSGTDRVAEVAAQLPHARIIVNLQGDEPEIEPEALDRVVDLLDQAPHLPMATLCTPIRDRDTYLDPACVKVVLAADGRALYFSRRPIPCHRDGEPDPSVTPLAYLHLGLYAYRREFLLRLSQLPPSSLEQAERLEQLRVLELGESIAVGVVPAATAGIDTPEDYRRFLDRWRSQEGRAA; from the coding sequence ATGGCTCGCGATGGTTCCCGACCGGATCGCGTGACGACCATCTCCGGTTCTGGGTCTGGATCGGTGGTGGCAATCGTCCCCGCTCGCTTCGCGTCGAGCCGGTTGCCCGGCAAGCCCTTGCTGGCCGAGACCGGCCGCCCCTTGATTCAGCATGTCGTTGAGGCCGCCTCCCGAGCCCGACGCATCGACCGCGTGATCGTCGCCACCGATGACGTCCGCATTCTCGATACCGTCCAGCGCTTCGGCGGCGAGGCCGTCCTCACGCGAGACGACCACCCCAGCGGCACCGATCGCGTGGCCGAGGTCGCCGCCCAGCTCCCCCACGCCCGGATCATCGTCAATCTGCAAGGGGATGAGCCCGAGATCGAGCCCGAAGCCCTCGACCGCGTCGTCGATCTGCTCGACCAGGCCCCTCATCTGCCGATGGCCACCCTTTGCACGCCGATCCGAGACCGAGACACCTACCTCGACCCCGCCTGCGTCAAGGTTGTCCTCGCCGCCGACGGCCGCGCGCTCTATTTCTCTCGACGCCCGATCCCTTGCCACCGAGACGGCGAGCCCGACCCGAGCGTCACTCCCCTGGCCTACCTCCACCTCGGCCTTTACGCCTACCGCCGCGAGTTCCTCCTGAGGCTCTCGCAGCTTCCCCCGTCCTCGCTCGAACAGGCCGAGCGGCTTGAGCAGCTCCGGGTCCTCGAACTCGGCGAATCGATCGCCGTCGGGGTCGTTCCTGCCGCCACGGCCGGCATCGACACCCCCGAAGACTACCGGCGATTCCTCGATCGCTGGCGATCGCAAGAAGGCCGCGCCGCCTGA
- a CDS encoding alpha/beta hydrolase, whose translation MTPETSRPSGPPGACLVLHGLGGGRHEFEPLLQALSAVGMPFEAPVYPGHEGPGPHMPRSSWPEWFAVVQSSFDRLQECHGSVAVIGFSTGGTLALHLAASAPVDRLALMAPFLAIRHRWYYGFRPEVYLGTLGRIIRRVPRRQSAVSDPVRRKEIERLLAFQTFNLAAARSAVALIRLVRNEAHRITAPTLIVQSRRDAIVDPIGAQWLDHHLGTPEADRSLVWLDRSDHLLAVDVERETVIRQILEFLGLDPQDARDVLLDSSPLLG comes from the coding sequence ATGACTCCCGAAACCTCCCGTCCTTCTGGTCCCCCCGGCGCGTGCCTCGTCCTGCACGGGCTCGGGGGTGGTCGTCACGAGTTCGAGCCGTTGCTTCAGGCCCTCTCCGCGGTCGGGATGCCGTTCGAGGCCCCCGTCTACCCCGGCCACGAAGGGCCCGGCCCGCACATGCCCCGGTCTTCCTGGCCCGAGTGGTTTGCGGTGGTCCAGTCGAGCTTTGACCGGCTCCAGGAATGCCACGGCTCGGTGGCCGTCATCGGTTTCTCGACCGGCGGCACCCTCGCCCTGCATCTGGCCGCCTCGGCTCCGGTCGATCGCCTCGCCCTGATGGCCCCCTTTCTGGCGATCCGTCATCGCTGGTACTACGGCTTCCGGCCCGAGGTATACCTCGGCACACTCGGTCGAATCATCCGAAGGGTGCCGCGCCGCCAGTCGGCCGTCTCCGATCCCGTCCGCCGCAAGGAGATCGAGCGGCTCCTCGCCTTCCAGACCTTCAATCTCGCCGCCGCTCGAAGCGCCGTCGCTCTCATCCGCCTCGTCCGCAACGAGGCCCACCGCATCACCGCGCCGACGCTCATCGTCCAGTCGCGCCGCGATGCGATCGTCGATCCGATCGGCGCGCAGTGGCTCGATCATCACCTCGGGACACCCGAGGCCGATCGTTCGCTCGTCTGGCTCGATCGCTCCGACCACCTCCTGGCCGTCGATGTCGAGCGCGAAACCGTCATCCGGCAGATCCTGGAATTCCTCGGGCTCGACCCCCAGGACGCTCGGGATGTCCTGCTGGACTCATCCCCGCTCCTCGGTTGA